In the Treponema sp. J25 genome, one interval contains:
- a CDS encoding YibE/F family protein — MNRFTAFLHLHRQDLIFTILVTFISGVLFFIPTGFTSPYPEGSFLWAKARILATDNSTVKTIGPSKHGSQQLEIEILTTRFKGRHFFTTNNLLGKKELDKWFSPGDTAFVVMDLTPDKKDVAHVNVMDHFRLDGILALFVLFILVLIGFAGWIGFKAFISFVFSVALIIKVLLPLILYGWDPLLLTLGIVALLTFVIIFLVGGFTKKGLVSFIGSMGGVLLTTLLAFFFTSWFKIHGAIRPFAENLLYMGFDWLSLPRLFMAGVFLASSGAVMDLSMDISAAMGEIVHKHPQISRWELIKSGFTVGRHVVGTMTTTLLLAYTGGYTALLMTFIAQGIPLANILNMIYVSAEIIHTMVGSFGLVMVAPITALVGGFVYVGKPAKKA, encoded by the coding sequence ATGAATAGATTTACAGCCTTTTTGCATCTCCATCGACAGGACCTGATATTTACTATTCTGGTCACTTTCATAAGTGGGGTTCTTTTTTTTATTCCCACCGGCTTTACGTCGCCCTATCCGGAGGGTTCTTTCCTCTGGGCCAAAGCTCGTATTCTTGCGACAGACAATAGTACGGTTAAAACGATTGGTCCCTCTAAACATGGAAGCCAACAATTAGAAATAGAGATTCTTACAACCCGGTTCAAAGGACGCCATTTTTTTACCACCAATAATCTTCTTGGTAAAAAAGAGTTAGATAAATGGTTTTCCCCCGGCGACACGGCCTTTGTCGTTATGGATCTTACTCCAGATAAAAAGGACGTGGCCCACGTGAATGTGATGGATCACTTCCGTTTGGACGGGATTCTTGCGCTTTTTGTTCTTTTTATCCTTGTCCTTATCGGTTTCGCAGGATGGATAGGTTTTAAAGCATTTATTTCATTTGTGTTTTCTGTGGCTCTTATTATTAAAGTACTTCTTCCTCTCATCTTGTATGGCTGGGACCCTCTGTTACTTACCCTGGGGATAGTTGCGCTGCTTACCTTTGTGATTATTTTCCTTGTGGGTGGTTTTACTAAAAAAGGCCTTGTTTCCTTCATCGGGTCCATGGGAGGAGTTCTTCTTACTACCCTATTAGCCTTTTTCTTTACCTCCTGGTTTAAAATCCATGGGGCCATTCGTCCCTTTGCGGAAAATCTCCTCTATATGGGTTTTGACTGGCTTTCGCTTCCCCGCTTATTCATGGCGGGAGTGTTTCTTGCGTCCAGCGGAGCGGTGATGGACCTTTCCATGGATATTTCTGCCGCCATGGGCGAAATTGTTCATAAGCACCCTCAGATTAGCCGATGGGAACTCATAAAGTCCGGTTTTACCGTGGGACGCCATGTGGTAGGAACCATGACAACCACATTACTCCTTGCCTACACCGGTGGGTATACGGCCCTCCTCATGACCTTTATTGCCCAGGGGATACCGCTGGCAAATATCCTTAATATGATATATGTCTCCGCCGAAATCATTCACACCATGGTGGGGAGCTTTGGCCTGGTTATGGTAGCACCTATCACTGCCCTCGTGGGTGGCTTTGTCTACGTGGGAAAACCGGCAAAAAAGGCATAA
- a CDS encoding glycine hydroxymethyltransferase — MSTNPVTAYLASIPLEKVNTALLAYLCNLYETSRVAPEIAASIVKELENQRSRVKLIASENYCSMAVQLAMGNLLTDKYAEGMPNHRFYAGNENVDAIESLAAAEACKVFGAEYANVQPHCGADANLLAYWAILSTRVEMPALEKFGETNLYKLSDEQWKELKTMLGNQRLLGLDYYSGGHLTHGYRYNVSARMFDVYTYTVSKETGLLDYDAIEKQALEVRPLILLAGYSAYPRKINFRRMREIADKVGAVFMVDMAHFAGLVAGKVFTGDYNPIPFAHVVTTTTHKTLRGPRAGLVLSTKEFAEALDKGCPLTMGGPLPHVIAAKAVAFREAGTAEFQTYAHKIVENSQALAAACMAEGLEVLTGGTDNHLFLVNVRNQGLTGRQAESALHECNITLNRNSLPFDPNGPWYTSGLRIGTAAVTTLGMGPTEMKELGAIIALVLKGTKPAPDPKNPSQPSKAKYVIDPMVKAEAHRRVKALLDRFPVYPELDLELLKKAFVNN, encoded by the coding sequence ATGTCTACTAATCCGGTAACAGCCTATCTTGCGTCCATCCCTCTAGAAAAGGTTAATACAGCGTTGCTTGCCTACCTCTGCAATCTGTACGAGACTTCCCGGGTTGCTCCAGAAATTGCTGCCTCTATTGTAAAGGAGCTGGAAAATCAGCGGAGCCGGGTAAAGCTCATCGCGAGTGAAAATTACTGTTCCATGGCGGTGCAACTCGCCATGGGGAATTTGCTTACTGACAAGTATGCCGAGGGGATGCCCAACCACCGTTTTTATGCGGGGAACGAAAATGTGGACGCCATCGAGTCCCTGGCCGCCGCCGAGGCCTGTAAGGTGTTTGGGGCAGAATACGCCAATGTTCAACCCCACTGTGGTGCCGATGCCAACCTCTTGGCCTACTGGGCAATTCTTTCTACCCGGGTAGAAATGCCAGCCCTGGAGAAATTCGGCGAGACCAATCTGTATAAGCTGTCCGACGAACAATGGAAAGAACTTAAGACGATGCTCGGTAATCAGCGCCTGTTGGGGCTGGACTATTATTCCGGCGGCCACCTGACCCATGGGTATCGCTACAATGTTTCGGCCCGAATGTTTGATGTGTATACCTACACGGTTTCGAAAGAAACGGGTCTTTTAGATTACGACGCAATTGAAAAGCAGGCCCTGGAAGTGCGGCCCCTTATTCTATTAGCGGGCTATTCTGCCTATCCCCGAAAAATCAATTTCCGCAGAATGCGGGAGATCGCTGATAAAGTAGGAGCGGTCTTTATGGTGGACATGGCCCATTTTGCGGGGCTTGTGGCAGGCAAGGTCTTTACCGGGGACTACAACCCCATTCCTTTCGCCCATGTGGTCACCACTACCACCCACAAGACCCTCCGGGGGCCGCGGGCGGGACTCGTGCTTTCCACCAAAGAGTTTGCCGAAGCTCTGGATAAGGGCTGCCCCCTTACCATGGGCGGCCCCCTCCCCCACGTGATCGCCGCTAAGGCCGTGGCCTTCCGGGAAGCGGGAACCGCGGAATTCCAGACCTATGCCCACAAAATTGTGGAGAACAGCCAGGCCCTCGCCGCGGCCTGTATGGCCGAAGGGCTTGAGGTGCTTACCGGCGGTACGGACAATCACCTGTTTTTGGTGAACGTTCGCAACCAGGGACTCACGGGTCGTCAGGCGGAAAGCGCCCTCCACGAATGTAACATCACCTTGAACCGGAACAGCCTTCCCTTTGATCCCAATGGGCCCTGGTACACCTCGGGGCTCCGGATTGGTACCGCCGCGGTAACCACCTTAGGGATGGGACCGACGGAGATGAAAGAATTAGGGGCCATCATTGCCCTTGTGCTGAAAGGGACCAAGCCCGCACCGGATCCCAAGAATCCTTCCCAGCCGAGCAAGGCAAAATACGTGATCGACCCCATGGTAAAAGCGGAAGCCCATCGGCGGGTAAAGGCCCTTCTGGATCGGTTTCCCGTTTATCCAGAACTCGATCTGGAATTATTAAAGAAAGCCTTCGTCAATAATTAA
- a CDS encoding YdcF family protein, producing the protein MGTIVFYISKILRPLLTSPLAIGLVLSFWVIVSLQARNQFQRWLKGISLSILILVTLLSLPMVTRLLSRLYEVPLSQIEDVMAGAPYTAILVLGGTVEPAASRPGLVEGNDTFERLTAAARLYRAGAAPVIIASGGSGSITFPDKKEAPYMAEILALMGVPKRAIITEVASRNTHENIVYSKKILEGLAESSQHTPRPVLLVSSAWHLPRALAISKKTKLPAIPFSVDSQAEPLLLPADLFPDAWALTRSTRLIREWLGLIAYRLLGRL; encoded by the coding sequence ATGGGGACGATCGTATTTTATATTTCTAAAATTTTGCGTCCCCTTTTAACCTCCCCTTTAGCTATTGGTCTTGTGCTGAGTTTCTGGGTTATTGTATCGTTGCAGGCCAGGAATCAATTTCAGCGCTGGCTTAAGGGGATAAGTCTTTCTATTCTCATTCTGGTAACATTGTTATCCCTGCCAATGGTGACCCGCCTCCTTTCCCGACTTTACGAAGTACCCCTTTCTCAGATTGAGGATGTGATGGCTGGCGCTCCTTATACGGCGATCCTTGTTCTGGGAGGCACCGTGGAACCCGCCGCTTCCCGGCCAGGCCTTGTGGAAGGAAATGACACCTTTGAACGGCTTACCGCCGCCGCCCGGCTGTATCGGGCCGGGGCTGCCCCTGTTATAATTGCAAGCGGCGGCAGCGGTTCTATTACTTTTCCAGATAAGAAAGAAGCCCCCTACATGGCGGAGATTTTAGCGCTTATGGGGGTTCCCAAAAGGGCAATTATTACAGAAGTGGCTTCCCGAAACACCCACGAAAACATTGTTTATAGTAAAAAGATTCTGGAAGGCCTCGCTGAAAGCAGTCAGCACACTCCTCGGCCGGTACTCCTCGTGAGCTCCGCCTGGCACCTCCCCCGTGCCCTGGCCATCTCCAAGAAAACCAAGCTCCCGGCCATCCCCTTTTCGGTGGATAGCCAGGCGGAGCCCCTCCTTCTTCCTGCGGACCTTTTCCCCGACGCATGGGCCCTTACGCGCTCCACCCGTCTCATCCGCGAATGGCTTGGCCTTATCGCCTACCGACTGCTGGGAAGGCTGTAA
- a CDS encoding HlyD family efflux transporter periplasmic adaptor subunit — MIKFGDLSNYKYGRDFFEQKIPWVSTYFIGIVGIIVVTTIIWACLGSIDIVIKAPASLCYQDYTSIIKNPVAGVLQERCYINGSKVGKGDLLFRINTETLMVDYTSTVTAIKRSEEELRNLLLFERAVKAGTNLVSPLYEQAYARAALYFADKRSLELNLKKATNAFEAEQRLPSEMVAAKRIKDLEIERDLAQANLDAFTPRQLLTLEQEKEQVTEKLEALHKHLSIVNKQIQDSQVRAPISGTVEELKKINQGDFLFEGEELLRIVPENSKFLTAEISIASRDMADIRPGMAVSLRLNALPPAEYGEIKGTVCSVSADALYLNTGAAYFLVKALLPQQYVMNRRGLAIPLKAGMSGEGRIITEQKRIIRYILEKLDFI; from the coding sequence ATGATAAAATTTGGGGACCTATCAAACTATAAATATGGGAGAGATTTCTTTGAACAAAAAATCCCATGGGTAAGTACCTATTTCATTGGGATTGTAGGTATCATAGTTGTTACGACGATTATCTGGGCTTGCCTTGGTTCAATAGATATCGTAATAAAAGCTCCAGCGTCACTTTGTTATCAGGATTACACTTCAATTATTAAGAATCCTGTTGCAGGAGTACTCCAGGAACGGTGCTATATCAATGGGTCTAAAGTGGGAAAGGGAGACCTGTTATTTCGAATCAATACAGAAACTTTGATGGTTGATTACACCTCTACGGTAACAGCTATAAAAAGAAGTGAGGAAGAATTACGAAATCTCTTATTATTTGAAAGAGCTGTTAAAGCAGGGACTAACCTTGTTTCTCCTTTATATGAACAGGCTTATGCAAGGGCTGCTCTCTATTTTGCCGATAAACGTAGTTTAGAGCTAAACCTTAAAAAGGCTACAAATGCTTTTGAAGCGGAACAGCGATTACCTAGTGAGATGGTTGCGGCAAAACGTATAAAGGATCTTGAAATCGAACGTGATCTTGCTCAGGCAAATTTAGATGCCTTTACACCAAGACAGTTACTTACTCTGGAGCAAGAAAAAGAACAAGTAACGGAAAAACTCGAAGCACTCCATAAACATCTTTCCATCGTTAACAAACAAATTCAGGATAGCCAAGTTCGAGCTCCTATTTCAGGAACTGTGGAGGAACTTAAGAAAATAAATCAGGGGGATTTCCTTTTTGAAGGGGAAGAATTACTCCGTATTGTTCCAGAAAATTCAAAATTCCTTACTGCAGAAATTTCTATTGCTAGCCGTGATATGGCTGATATCCGACCAGGAATGGCGGTGTCCCTCCGACTAAACGCATTGCCCCCCGCAGAGTACGGCGAGATTAAAGGTACGGTATGTAGCGTTTCGGCGGATGCTTTGTATTTAAACACAGGGGCCGCTTATTTTCTGGTAAAAGCTCTTCTTCCTCAGCAGTATGTGATGAACCGCAGGGGCCTTGCTATTCCCCTTAAAGCAGGCATGTCTGGAGAAGGCCGAATTATTACGGAACAAAAACGTATAATCCGCTATATTCTTGAAAAATTGGATTTCATTTAG
- a CDS encoding peptidase domain-containing ABC transporter gives MKCIRQLDETDCGAACIAMIARHYKSRSGVTRIREIAGTDRQGTTLGGMVKAAETLGFTARALKGNYEALSPALPVPFIAHIKKTTPQGGLLHFVVVARITKKIITVLDPAEGRQKYTIQDFCKLWTGYVVFLSPGKDFLIKKKEAGLFTRFLPLLVPHKSELIQVGISSLLITLFGISGSLYFRYLIDEILFSGAFTSLHVISLGMAIITLFRVILEVIRNHIVLTFSLKVDFRLIFSYFRHVLHLPIPFFDSRKTGEILSRIDDAQKIRNALSEAAVTVVLDILMVLVVAAVLFFQSSLLFWVTFLTVPLSSVLVWFFSRRFARGYRQVMGESAHVQSYLVEVLGGSNTIKALNASNLVYEEYEKRQMHVVHTAYSLGITRNLQTFFTTLIEGWVTNAIFWIGSYNILKGQMSLGQLISFNALLGYFTGPLSRLINLQPSLQEAFVAADRLGEVLELEEEIPSYGKWLKPQRFAGKIEFNTVSFRYGTRRPVLEDLNFNIQSGQWVAFVGPSGCGKTSLVKLILKFYKPEKGTIFLDEHNLEDIDTVHLRSRIGYVPQDIFLFSGTIAENISLHQPDASLEEIVEAAKKARVHDFIEALPERYNTVISEKGASLSGGERQRIALARALLGNPDLLIFDEATSNLDSISEHEIHQTMENLRGEKITTILVAHRLSTVVHCDKIFVMEHGRIVESGTHQELLAYKGLYARLWEGASI, from the coding sequence ATGAAATGTATTCGTCAGCTTGATGAAACCGATTGTGGGGCCGCTTGTATTGCGATGATAGCCCGACATTATAAATCCCGCTCTGGAGTTACTCGAATTAGGGAAATTGCTGGGACCGATCGCCAGGGCACTACCCTGGGCGGAATGGTAAAGGCAGCAGAAACCTTAGGTTTTACAGCTCGAGCTCTTAAGGGAAACTATGAGGCCCTATCACCAGCTTTACCGGTACCCTTTATAGCCCACATTAAAAAAACAACACCCCAGGGTGGGCTTTTGCATTTTGTTGTTGTGGCACGGATAACGAAAAAAATTATTACAGTTTTGGATCCCGCTGAAGGTCGGCAAAAATATACAATTCAAGATTTTTGTAAACTCTGGACTGGCTATGTGGTATTCCTCTCTCCCGGGAAAGATTTTCTTATAAAAAAGAAAGAAGCGGGACTTTTTACTCGTTTTTTACCACTGCTAGTACCTCATAAAAGCGAATTAATCCAGGTAGGTATTTCTTCTTTGTTAATTACTCTTTTTGGAATCTCGGGATCTCTTTATTTTCGTTATTTAATTGATGAAATCCTTTTTTCTGGAGCCTTTACAAGCCTTCATGTAATTTCTCTGGGCATGGCAATTATCACCCTATTCAGGGTAATACTAGAAGTGATTCGTAACCATATAGTACTTACCTTTTCACTTAAAGTAGATTTCCGTCTTATATTTTCATACTTTAGACATGTGCTACATCTTCCAATTCCTTTTTTTGATTCCCGTAAAACCGGTGAAATCCTCTCTCGTATAGATGATGCTCAAAAAATTCGGAATGCCCTTTCGGAAGCGGCTGTAACGGTGGTTTTAGATATCCTCATGGTGCTTGTTGTCGCGGCGGTACTTTTTTTTCAATCGTCTTTGCTTTTCTGGGTTACCTTTTTGACTGTTCCTCTTTCTTCTGTTCTCGTTTGGTTCTTCTCCCGCCGCTTTGCCCGAGGATATCGACAGGTTATGGGAGAATCAGCCCATGTGCAGTCATATCTTGTTGAGGTTTTAGGGGGAAGTAATACGATTAAGGCTCTGAATGCAAGTAATCTTGTGTACGAAGAATACGAAAAACGACAGATGCATGTAGTTCATACTGCTTATAGCCTTGGTATAACCCGCAATTTACAAACTTTTTTTACTACTCTTATAGAAGGTTGGGTCACAAATGCGATTTTCTGGATTGGAAGTTATAATATTCTAAAAGGCCAGATGAGTCTTGGTCAGCTTATTTCTTTTAATGCACTCCTTGGTTATTTTACTGGTCCCCTTTCACGACTTATCAATTTACAACCATCTTTACAAGAAGCTTTTGTTGCCGCCGATCGGTTAGGTGAAGTTTTGGAATTAGAGGAAGAAATCCCTTCCTATGGTAAATGGCTTAAACCCCAGCGCTTTGCAGGAAAAATAGAATTTAACACAGTATCTTTTCGCTATGGAACTCGACGACCTGTACTGGAGGATCTTAATTTTAATATACAATCGGGGCAATGGGTTGCTTTTGTGGGACCCTCCGGTTGTGGTAAGACTTCTTTGGTAAAACTTATTTTAAAATTTTATAAACCAGAAAAGGGTACGATTTTTTTGGATGAGCATAATTTAGAGGATATCGATACGGTGCATCTCCGATCTCGTATTGGTTATGTGCCGCAAGATATTTTTTTGTTTTCTGGAACTATTGCAGAGAATATTAGCCTACACCAACCTGATGCTTCACTCGAAGAAATTGTGGAAGCAGCAAAAAAGGCTCGAGTCCATGATTTTATAGAAGCCTTGCCAGAACGATATAACACGGTTATATCAGAAAAAGGAGCCTCTTTATCTGGAGGGGAACGACAACGGATTGCTTTGGCCCGGGCTTTGCTTGGGAATCCTGACTTACTTATCTTTGATGAAGCCACAAGTAATTTAGATAGTATTTCGGAGCATGAAATTCACCAAACAATGGAAAACCTTCGAGGAGAAAAAATAACAACAATTCTAGTGGCTCATCGACTTTCAACAGTAGTCCACTGTGACAAAATTTTTGTGATGGAACATGGACGTATTGTTGAATCTGGAACTCATCAGGAACTGCTGGCTTATAAAGGACTGTATGCTCGGCTATGGGAAGGGGCCAGTATATGA
- a CDS encoding FlgD immunoglobulin-like domain containing protein: protein MKAMKLKHVFCLVPSSFLLIFSLSCATSSGGTYSRSVHADEEAARRNRAAQEKNSGNSGSSSSGSASSGNSAWAASDPYASGWNTSNTVIIVKEVPPHGTVKLLGIPFGTPVFIDGDPRIGNTFDLSPGTHHIEVRAFGFEVWERTVQITKDHTTVLSVELVPADFRIIDVEMQNSSVNPDNPGYFGSARLTVYVTAPGTIGIQILDQDHRSVRSLGPYEIHKGSQDVFWDGTDGKGRLVPKGKYTVVVQGLDRDSQPIGQEFRHYVYVGNDGIPLRTWLGGSGFSGPFFVPDAQVLPERTWSFATAFISHLASPAEPVGSTWVSFTSLRVAVSEYAEAGMLVTYVGRPQVSDVSTDWLGCTATAKLKLTEYQNPFSAAIGIRGSYRNFVSDISSESTSYIPPAWDGLANYDGLSLLVPLEYSDGPLRLFAAPEIQVSTFYPYWTDDRWSTPDLFVWSTLRVGAEVRISNPVRLALSAAMKSDPLNKGAFALQFPLSLGAEVSIYTRGPLNITAYALAEAGGPYSYAVYGGIGFGGRF from the coding sequence ATGAAAGCAATGAAATTAAAACATGTCTTTTGTTTGGTACCTAGTTCTTTTTTATTGATTTTTTCCCTTTCCTGCGCCACTAGTTCAGGCGGAACCTATTCCCGCTCCGTACATGCTGACGAGGAAGCGGCCCGCCGGAACAGGGCAGCCCAGGAAAAGAACTCCGGAAACTCAGGCAGTAGTTCATCGGGTAGTGCTTCGAGCGGGAACAGCGCCTGGGCCGCTTCGGATCCCTACGCTTCAGGATGGAATACGTCGAACACCGTAATTATAGTTAAGGAGGTCCCTCCCCATGGGACAGTGAAATTGCTTGGCATTCCCTTTGGAACGCCGGTGTTCATAGACGGTGATCCCCGCATCGGAAACACCTTTGACCTCTCTCCGGGCACGCATCATATAGAAGTGCGGGCCTTTGGATTTGAAGTATGGGAAAGGACTGTTCAAATTACCAAAGACCACACCACCGTCCTTAGCGTAGAACTGGTACCGGCAGATTTTCGTATCATCGATGTGGAAATGCAAAATAGTTCAGTGAATCCAGACAACCCAGGCTATTTCGGTTCCGCCCGGCTTACCGTATATGTGACCGCTCCGGGAACAATCGGCATACAAATTCTGGATCAGGACCATCGATCTGTCAGATCCCTCGGCCCCTATGAAATACATAAGGGATCCCAGGATGTCTTCTGGGATGGCACCGACGGCAAGGGCCGCCTGGTTCCAAAGGGTAAATACACCGTGGTGGTTCAGGGACTCGACAGGGATTCCCAGCCTATAGGACAGGAATTTCGGCACTATGTGTATGTAGGAAACGACGGCATCCCGCTGCGGACCTGGCTTGGCGGTTCGGGATTTTCGGGGCCCTTTTTTGTTCCCGATGCGCAGGTGCTGCCTGAACGGACCTGGTCTTTTGCCACGGCGTTTATTTCCCACCTGGCTTCCCCCGCCGAGCCGGTGGGTTCTACCTGGGTTTCCTTCACCTCCCTGAGGGTGGCTGTGAGTGAATATGCGGAAGCGGGGATGCTGGTAACCTATGTGGGCCGGCCTCAGGTTTCTGATGTCAGCACCGACTGGCTTGGATGTACCGCGACGGCTAAACTGAAACTCACGGAGTACCAAAACCCCTTTTCGGCGGCTATTGGTATTCGAGGTTCCTACCGCAATTTCGTAAGCGATATTTCCTCTGAAAGCACCTCCTATATTCCCCCTGCCTGGGACGGGCTCGCTAATTACGACGGTCTTTCGCTCTTGGTCCCCCTTGAGTATAGCGATGGCCCCTTAAGACTTTTTGCCGCCCCGGAGATTCAGGTTTCCACTTTTTATCCCTATTGGACCGATGATCGCTGGTCCACACCGGACCTCTTCGTCTGGTCTACTCTGAGGGTCGGCGCGGAGGTACGGATTTCCAATCCGGTGCGCCTGGCCCTCTCGGCGGCCATGAAAAGCGACCCGCTGAACAAGGGGGCGTTCGCCCTGCAGTTCCCCCTTTCATTGGGAGCGGAGGTGAGTATATATACCCGGGGGCCGCTCAATATTACCGCTTATGCCCTGGCTGAAGCAGGGGGCCCCTACAGCTATGCGGTTTATGGCGGTATCGGCTTCGGCGGACGGTTTTAA
- a CDS encoding glycoside hydrolase family 13 protein has translation MCKPEAYHRSFDNLCYSPDGKSLVVRLIAGVDNIKTVHLWAGDPHEWEPLTQGKSRWKCHPYEMRRAGCDGVHEYWEVTLVPPYKRLRYFFRIVDLDGQAWDYGEKGLFPCEDPAKAIPSGDFWNAFMFPYLHESEVFRGPQWVAQTVWYQIFPERFCNGNPTNDPSQVKPWNRGPVTNHEWYGGDLRGIIQKLDHIEKLGCNGIYLTPIFLSPSVHKYDTTDYLTVDPAFGTAEDLRELVQECHRRGIRIMLDAVFNHCGREFGPWKDVMERGARSPYRDWFYIKEFPLFTEEKGGHHRHRANFETFAFVTGMPKLNTTNPEVREYLLGVAEHYVREFDIDGWRLDVANEIDHEFWREFRRRVKAIKPDLYIVGEIWHDAMPWLQGDQYDAVMNYPLDMAISDFLLEKNWTKTARDLCQRLDHLWFSYPEPVMKVAFNLLDSHDTDRLVTRMGSREKAKLALTLLFVFPGSPCIYYGTEYALEGGPDPDNRRCMIWDPRPEEEEFFRFLSLLVQMRRQYWQVFAEGKRTYRTNQAYPGLLAITIEFGSTKLQVLINRDDRPVPADVWKPLAGLATDAKFRDLLEHTGLGAAASGHRALEPSRLAGAFVLPGVSAAVLLEE, from the coding sequence ATGTGCAAACCAGAGGCGTACCACCGCAGTTTTGATAACCTCTGTTATTCTCCCGACGGCAAATCTTTAGTTGTTCGTCTGATAGCCGGTGTGGATAATATTAAAACGGTCCATCTCTGGGCAGGAGACCCCCATGAATGGGAACCCCTTACGCAAGGAAAAAGTCGCTGGAAATGCCATCCCTACGAGATGCGCCGGGCCGGTTGCGACGGGGTTCATGAATATTGGGAAGTTACCCTTGTTCCTCCCTATAAACGGCTTCGCTATTTTTTTCGGATAGTCGATCTGGATGGCCAGGCGTGGGACTATGGAGAAAAGGGGCTTTTCCCCTGTGAGGATCCCGCAAAGGCTATTCCAAGCGGGGATTTCTGGAACGCCTTTATGTTCCCCTATCTTCATGAAAGTGAAGTATTTCGGGGGCCTCAATGGGTTGCCCAAACCGTGTGGTACCAGATTTTCCCCGAGCGATTTTGCAATGGGAACCCCACCAATGATCCGTCCCAGGTTAAGCCCTGGAACCGGGGACCGGTGACCAATCACGAATGGTATGGAGGGGATCTTCGGGGGATCATCCAGAAATTAGATCATATTGAAAAACTGGGATGTAACGGTATCTACCTCACCCCCATTTTTCTTTCTCCGTCGGTCCATAAATACGACACCACCGATTATCTTACGGTGGATCCTGCTTTTGGGACAGCAGAGGACCTGCGAGAACTGGTCCAGGAATGCCATCGGCGGGGTATTCGCATCATGCTGGACGCGGTGTTTAATCACTGTGGCCGAGAATTTGGTCCCTGGAAGGATGTGATGGAACGGGGAGCCCGGTCTCCCTATCGGGATTGGTTCTATATCAAAGAGTTCCCTTTGTTCACCGAAGAAAAGGGTGGCCATCACCGCCATAGGGCAAACTTTGAGACCTTTGCCTTCGTTACCGGGATGCCCAAACTGAACACCACCAATCCAGAGGTCCGGGAATATCTCTTAGGGGTAGCGGAACACTACGTTCGGGAATTTGATATTGATGGGTGGCGGCTAGATGTGGCAAACGAAATAGACCACGAATTCTGGCGGGAATTCCGCCGTCGGGTAAAGGCTATAAAGCCCGATTTATATATTGTGGGCGAGATCTGGCACGATGCCATGCCCTGGCTTCAGGGAGACCAGTACGATGCGGTGATGAACTATCCTCTGGACATGGCAATCAGCGACTTTCTATTAGAAAAGAATTGGACCAAAACAGCCAGGGATCTTTGTCAACGCCTGGATCACCTCTGGTTTTCCTATCCTGAACCGGTAATGAAGGTGGCTTTCAATCTTCTGGATTCCCACGACACGGACCGGCTCGTGACCCGTATGGGAAGCCGGGAAAAGGCAAAGCTTGCCCTAACCCTGCTCTTTGTGTTCCCCGGATCTCCCTGCATCTATTACGGAACCGAGTATGCCCTGGAAGGAGGACCCGATCCGGACAATCGTCGCTGTATGATATGGGACCCCCGTCCGGAGGAAGAGGAATTTTTTCGCTTTCTTTCCCTATTGGTGCAGATGCGCCGCCAGTACTGGCAAGTCTTTGCTGAAGGTAAACGGACGTACCGGACTAATCAAGCGTATCCAGGACTTTTAGCGATTACTATCGAGTTCGGCTCCACAAAACTGCAGGTGCTTATTAACCGGGATGATAGGCCAGTGCCAGCCGATGTTTGGAAACCCCTCGCGGGCCTTGCGACAGATGCAAAGTTTCGGGACTTGCTGGAGCATACTGGTCTGGGAGCCGCCGCTAGTGGTCACCGAGCTTTAGAACCAAGCAGGCTGGCTGGGGCTTTTGTTCTGCCAGGCGTAAGCGCCGCGGTGCTGCTGGAAGAATAG